The Providencia sp. PROV188 genome includes a region encoding these proteins:
- the htpX gene encoding protease HtpX: MMRIALFLLTNLAVMFVFGIILSLTGIRGSSAQGLLIMAALFGFGGAFVSLLMSKWMALKSVGGEVIEHPRNEMEQWLVNTVSRQSQQVGIKMPQVAIYHAPDINAFATGARRDASLVAVSTGLLENMSRDEAEAVIAHEISHVANGDMVTMTLLQGVVNTFVIFISRILAQVAAGFMSNNNDNESESSNGNPMVYFAVSMVLEIVFGILASIITMWFSRYREFHADAGSAKLVGREKMIAALQRLKTSYEPQEEGRLMAFCINGRGKAFSELFLSHPPLDKRIEALRSGQYLK, translated from the coding sequence ATGATGAGAATTGCTTTATTCTTGCTCACAAACTTAGCTGTTATGTTTGTGTTCGGGATTATTTTAAGTTTAACCGGGATACGTGGAAGTAGTGCTCAAGGTCTGCTGATCATGGCGGCATTGTTTGGTTTTGGTGGTGCATTTGTGTCGCTGCTCATGTCCAAATGGATGGCGCTGAAGTCCGTTGGTGGGGAAGTTATCGAGCATCCACGTAATGAGATGGAACAGTGGTTAGTTAACACTGTTAGCCGTCAGTCCCAGCAAGTCGGTATCAAAATGCCACAAGTGGCAATTTACCATGCACCGGATATCAACGCATTTGCAACGGGCGCACGCCGTGATGCTTCTTTGGTTGCGGTAAGTACGGGTTTATTGGAAAACATGAGCCGTGATGAAGCTGAAGCAGTTATTGCCCATGAAATCAGCCATGTCGCTAACGGTGATATGGTTACCATGACCTTATTGCAAGGTGTTGTGAATACCTTCGTTATCTTTATTTCACGTATTTTGGCGCAAGTTGCGGCTGGCTTTATGTCAAACAACAATGACAATGAAAGTGAAAGCAGCAATGGTAACCCAATGGTTTATTTTGCCGTTTCGATGGTATTAGAAATCGTGTTTGGTATTTTAGCGAGTATCATTACGATGTGGTTCTCTCGTTACCGTGAGTTCCACGCGGATGCAGGCTCTGCCAAATTAGTCGGTAGAGAGAAAATGATCGCTGCACTGCAACGCCTGAAAACAAGCTATGAGCCGCAAGAAGAAGGGCGTTTGATGGCATTTTGTATCAATGGTCGTGGTAAAGCATTTAGCGAATTGTTTTTATCTCACCCACCATTAGATAAACGTATTGAAGCATTACGTTCAGGCCAGTATCTGAAATAG
- a CDS encoding M20 family metallopeptidase, which produces MHNEFLVHEAEMLDLLKQVVNTESGSYDKEGVDNHAAFWCERYQSMGFEVEIIPNEKLGNNYRLYHPSTTPEILILLHLDTVFPKGTVAERPFSIEGDRAYGPGVIDMKGSHVMVHQVIKQLYATNDERYKKIEVLLNCDEEIGSISSRPVIEECAKGKRYALVMEPARANGAIVSARRGVGTYVLTIQGKASHSGIAPEAGISAIQELAFKIQSLHALSQHDKGLSVNVGLITGGTSVNTIAPNARAEIDVRISSEQQGIEIDKKVREVCSQPVLNGIQLSLTGGINRPPMAKTAQSAALIDIIKQEADKLEIALEDVSTGGGSDASFTAGVGTPTVDGLGPIGGYQHSDKEYLEIPSLTERAQLFFNVLKRITQ; this is translated from the coding sequence ATGCACAATGAATTTTTAGTACACGAAGCAGAGATGCTGGATTTATTAAAGCAAGTGGTTAATACCGAATCCGGTTCATACGATAAAGAGGGTGTTGATAATCACGCTGCATTCTGGTGTGAACGTTACCAATCAATGGGCTTTGAGGTTGAGATAATCCCAAATGAAAAATTGGGTAATAACTATCGTCTTTATCACCCATCTACCACGCCTGAAATTTTGATTTTGCTGCATCTTGATACTGTATTTCCAAAAGGCACAGTAGCGGAAAGACCATTTAGCATTGAGGGTGATAGAGCCTATGGTCCTGGTGTTATCGATATGAAAGGCAGCCATGTCATGGTGCATCAGGTGATCAAACAGCTTTATGCCACCAACGATGAACGCTACAAAAAAATTGAAGTGCTGCTGAACTGCGACGAAGAGATAGGCTCTATTTCGTCACGTCCGGTCATCGAGGAATGTGCGAAAGGCAAACGTTACGCGTTAGTGATGGAGCCTGCGCGCGCGAATGGTGCCATTGTCAGCGCTCGTCGCGGTGTGGGAACCTATGTTCTGACCATTCAAGGGAAAGCGTCTCACTCTGGTATTGCTCCTGAGGCAGGGATCAGTGCTATCCAAGAACTTGCTTTCAAAATCCAAAGCTTACATGCACTTTCTCAGCACGATAAAGGGCTGTCAGTGAACGTGGGTCTGATTACTGGTGGAACATCCGTCAATACCATCGCTCCAAATGCGCGTGCAGAAATTGATGTGCGGATCTCTTCTGAGCAGCAAGGTATTGAAATCGACAAGAAAGTACGTGAAGTGTGTAGCCAGCCTGTGTTAAACGGCATTCAACTTTCATTGACTGGTGGGATCAACCGTCCACCAATGGCAAAAACAGCACAAAGCGCTGCGCTTATCGACATCATCAAACAAGAAGCTGACAAACTAGAAATCGCTCTGGAAGATGTCTCTACAGGTGGTGGTTCTGATGCCTCATTTACCGCTGGTGTGGGTACGCCAACGGTAGACGGTTTAGGTCCAATTGGTGGCTATCAACATAGTGATAAAGAGTACCTCGAAATTCCCTCTTTAACTGAGCGCGCTCAGCTATTTTTCAATGTGTTAAAACGCATTACGCAGTAA